The window GGGCGGGATATCTACCTGCGGGAACAGTGCTACAACTGCCACTCCCAGATGGTCCGCCCCTTCCGGGATGAAGTGGAACGCTACGGTCACTACAGTCTGGCTGCCGAGAGCCAGTATGACCATCCCTTCCAATGGGGATCGAAGCGGACCGGACCGGATCTGGCCCGGGTAGGCGGCAAATACTCCCGACTCTGGCACCAGGATCACATGCGGCGTCCGCAGGATGTGGTGCCCGAATCGGTGATGCCTCCCTATCCCTGGCTGGAACGGGACAAACTGGACTACCAGGATGTCGGCAAGCGCATGCAGGTGATGCGTAAAACAGGCGTCCCCTATACCGATGAGATGATCGAACACGCGGTGGCAGACCTGGAGAGCCAAGCCCTGGGTCAGAGCGCGGATGTTTCGGGTTTGCAGAAGCGATACGGCAAAAAAGTGTCCCTGGATAACTTCAACGGAAGTGCCAAGGATGCCCAGGCCAAGGTGATCACCGAACTGGATGCCATGGTAGCCTATCTGCAAATGTTGGGAACTCTGGTGGATTTTTCCTCCTACCAGGCACGGGCCCGCTGAAGCCCGGGGATCGGATCTGCTTATAACATGCCGCAAGAGTGGAGGAAGTTTCCATGGCAGGTGACAAGAAGGTTGAAACCACTGGGCACCAGTGGGACGATGAAGAAGGCCATCCCTTGCAGGAGTACAACAACCCCCTGCCAACATGGTGGTTGTATGCTTTTTATGCCTGCATCGTGTATGCCGTAATCTATTGGATCCTCTTTCCGGCGTGGCCAACCATGGGGAGCGAGGAGTTTACCAAGGGGGTGTTGGGCTGGTCCAACGTGAAACAACTCACACAGGAAATGGCCCGGGCCCAGGAGGCCAAAAAACCGTTCGATGCGCGGTTGGCCGCTCTCCCCCTGGAAGAGATCGCCAAAAACAACGACCTGTTCCAGTACGCTCTCGCTGGCGGCAAGTCGGTCTTTGCCAACAATTGCGTCCCCTGCCATGGCAGTGGCGGCACGGGGGCCAAGGGCTATCCAAACCTGGTGGACGATGACTGGCTTTATGATGGAACTCTGGCCGATATCCAACTCTCGATCAACAATGGCCGCTCTGGACAAATGCCAGCCCATCTGAACACCGCCGGCGGGGCCTTCGGCGCGGAGCAGGTCAACGCCCTGGTGGAATATGTCCTCAAAATATCCGGCCAGGCACATGATGCCGCGTTGGCCAAACAGGGAGATGCCCTGTTTCATGGTGATGGGGCCTGTTTCTCCTGTCACGGTGATCACGGCAAAGGATCGCTGCTGGATACGGTCGCGAATCAAAAATTGGACAAATCCGTCGGCGCTCCCAACCTGACGGATGCCATCTGGCTTTATGGAGGAGATCGGCAAACGGTCCATACCACGGTTGCCAGTGGCAGATCCGGGCAGATGCCAGCCTGGGGCGACGGTTATACAGGATTGGGAAAAAAGTTGGATCCGTTGGATGTCAAGAAGGTCGCTTTGTTTGTCCACAGCCTGGGTGGTGGGCGTTGAACGCCCAAACGTAAACAGGCTACAGGGAGGGGCATGCAACCCCTCCCCGTGGTACGCAACGTCAAAACCACTTTTCGAAGGCCATGGTCATCTTTGACATGATCGCTTTTTGGAATCGGGGTCCAGGATGCTGGCTTTCTGGCTTTGTTCAGGGCAGCGCCCTGGCGGGGTTCGGGGCAGCGCCCCGTTTTGTTTTTGGTCGCACATCTTCTCCCAGGCCTTTTTTGCGCTGTTTGCAAAAAAGGCCCAAGGGGCGGGCCTTGGTCCACCTTCTGGCGCGTCCTTTTGCGCCAGAAGGCGGACGCATTGCAGGTTTGAAAAACAGGGATCGGTGGCACGCTCTTTCAAATGCGATTGCCCCGGATTGCCCTGATAGCCACCTTGAGTCCAACGATAAACAGTGCTAGGGTCAGACGGCTGGGAGCTTCGCGAGCCTTGAGCCTGGAACCAGGCTCCCTCCCCGGATTGTCACCCCATGTACAGGTCAGTCGGGTACATGTACCGGAGACCGGATTTCGCTTCGTGTCCCCCGGGATTTTGGCCCTATGGAATCTGAAAAAGAAACAAAAGAAAAATCCGAGTTGCGCCCTCTGACAGTTTATGGCCAGACGGTCGTCAACCTGTTCACGGACGAGATCGAGTCGGATGTCCCGGTGTGTCTTCTTCCCGTTCACAACCGGGACCAGATTCCCTGCCAGGAAAGTTACCAGGAATTCTTTTTCCATGCCCAGGAAAAATGGTCCGAAACGCTTAGGGCCGTCTCTCTCTTAAAAAGCAACCTACAGGATGAAAAGCGCCAGGCCGCCGCCGCCAAACCAGACCAGATGGGCGAGATCAAAACACCCATCCTGGACCGGTTTCTGGCCTTTCAAGAGGCCCTCAGAAAAGGGGATGAAGAGGAGATCGAGGATAATCCATTCCTTAAAGTCACCCGGATGGTCTTCCAACTCAACATGGAGGCTGCCCAGGGGACCATGCGGGAAGCTGTGATCGTTGCGCTCGCCAAGTGGGAGCGCACGAACATGCGCGCCTTCCCCTCCATCCCGGAGATCTGGCGGCTTGAGACACGAGGGTTTCGGGGCATCGGACGCAAACTGTACGCTTCGCTGCGTTCGCTGCTCATCGGTTTCAAACCCTATGTTTCGGTCTTACTTTTTGTCTTGTCATCGGTGACCACGTTTCGCGGGGTCAACGAACTGCTCCAACTCCCCCTGGCGCAAAAACTGTTCGGCAATCTTTTCCTCGGACACACCGGTGAGGCGGCCCGCTATGTCGTTGGAGTCACCATCGGCGTCTCCCTCTCCCTGGCCATTCTGGATTTCAAAGGACGCATCTTCCAGGGGATTGCCGAAAAAGGAAAAATCTGGAAAGGCCTGATCCATGCCCTGGGTGTCCACCCCCGTTGGATCATTTTGGCCACCCTGTTGACATTCTTCTCCATCTACACCAACTACGACGGTATCGTCTCGCTGGTTTCCAAACAAGGAGAACTGCAAAAACAGTGGATAGAAATCAAAGGTCGTGTCGAAGGGGTACTTGGCACAAGCATGACAGCCAATCCGGACCATCCACAAACCCTGCATGGCCTGAAAAAAGCCCTGGAACTCACCGCGCAACAAGCTGTCGAAACCTTTAAAAATCTGCCCGAAGATGAACTCTCCGGCATTGCATCGAGCCAGGATCCACGTAAAGGTCCGCGTTATTGGGCCAAACATTTTGTAGTGTTTGGCGGCTTTACCGAAGGGGTGGTCGATGTGCCAAAGGTCCATGTCAGCTCGGAGACTTCCAAAAACATCAACACCATACTTCTTGGTTCCGGGTTGAATTTTGGCAAGGGAATTGAAGAGAAAATCCAGGAGTTGACCGGACGATACTCCAACAGTTTCTCAAATACCGTTAAAACAATTCATCATGATCTGGAGCAATTGGACCTGATCATGAGTCCAGGCGAACGGTCGATGGCCAGCATGCGCCGATTCATGTCCTTGGAATATTATGACATCAACGCCCTCGTACAACATATCACAGCCTCATTTGAAGAGAACAAACGGGTCTATGATGGGGTTGCCACCGAGCTGAATCAATTATTGAAGGCGCATGTCGCTGTTTTGCGTCAGGTCGATAAATACGGCAACACACCCCAGGTTGACTACACAATCTCGGCAACCGTGGACGTGCCGGCCATCGACGGCATTGAGGCCCTGAAGAAGGGCGTCATTCCGGTCGCCACCCACAAAGACCTTGTCGCTCTGAACCAGTTCCTGACCCATGAGCACGGCCCAGCCAAGGCCAGCCTTATCCTGATGTCCATCCTCCTCTTCTCGATCTCCCTTGACCTCGGGGAACTCCTGCTGTTTACCCGTTTCACCGTCCGTATCGCCCGCAAAGATGAAAAACACATGGACGACAAGACGTTGATCATCACAACGTGGCATGACGAGTTTATCGGCAACATCCGTGGATTCTTCGAAAAAAAAGAGGTGTGGTTTTCCCTGTTGAGCTGGCTGCCGCGTCCCTCCGAAATCCTGATGCGGGATGCCCTCTTCACCTGGCTGTACAAAATGAATGGAGAGTTGAGACTCTCCGGTGGAAGAGCCGGTTTGTTGACCCGGTGGAAATTTTGGTTCATCCGGCTTTTCAGCGCCGTGGCGCGCAAAGAGATCTGTTATGCCCTCATGGCATGGGACAGCGCCATGGATCGCATCCAAACCGCCTTGCATAAAAACAATTGCCAATACCTGAGTATCCTCTACCCAGGTCTGCGCTGGGATGCCAAACTTGACAAAATGTCCTTCCACCAACTGGCGACTCAGCTCACAGCCAGCATGAAGCGGGGACAAATCCAATTTGAAGAGAGCCTGAAAACATCCAGCGACACACCCCTGTGCAAAAAAATCATCCGGGAACCCATCACGCAAAAAGTTGCCAAGTCCAAAGTCCAACGGGACTTTGAAATGTCTCTCGACATGGCCTTTCAGGATTTGGATCCCCAATCCAGGCAAAAACGGCAAAACGATAACGCCAGCCCCATCGCCAACGGCAAACAAACCGATGATGAAACCACTTGCAGCCGCTGCGGTACGCGCGGTTTCCGGCGATCCTGGCGGTGTGCCGTCATCAAGATGACCGAACCCTACACCTGCGAACATCCTCATGGCAGTTTTTTGGATACGATATACAAAATGATGGCCTATGGGTCCATCCATTTTGTCTATTGTCCGTTATGGTACGGTTATTCATGGTTGTTTCAGACATCATTCATTAAAGAAAATCAAGTATTTCCATGGTCACGAAAGAAATGGCTCTATGAGTTCTGTGTCTCAAAAAGGGGCCGCCAGGAGAGACATGCCATCACCTCTGCCGAAAAAAACAAAAGCGTCGATATCACCGATATTCTGAAAAAAATTCCCAGACTCAAACACGAAACCATTGTAAACTTGATCGACAGACTCGACAAGTTTGATGCAGGATGGGCAGTAACATGGAAACTTTCCATACGCCACTATGAAAACGTTCTCCTGGATATCGAGGACGAAGCCCGCATGATCCAGGGGCTTGGAAAAGACGCCGATGATGTCGCTGATGAAATGTTATTATATAATAAGAATATTGCGACAGGAGACTTGTTGTACTATGAAAGTCCTCACAACTTCTCCCTTCTGGAACAATTCAAAACAATCGAAATGCAGATCAACGATGCCTTGAACCGCGTCGGCGAAATCGACGATCTGTTCCAAAGAAAAATCCAATATGCCAAAGAGATCGAAGAAACCAGCGAGAACATCAATCGGCTATTGGTCTCCGTCAAGATGGACCTGGTCAGTGGCGAGTTGGACTACCAGGGGTGGAAAATCATTGGGGGGGACAGGGTCCACCAGCTCATCACCAACGAAACCCAGAAAATTTTAGAAGACGCCAGACAATACCAACAGCAGGACATTATCGATC of the Magnetococcales bacterium genome contains:
- the ccoO gene encoding cytochrome-c oxidase, cbb3-type subunit II, with product MKHDIIEKNLPLMGILILLVVSIGGLVEIVPLFYIDSTIETVQGMRPYTPLELKGRDIYLREQCYNCHSQMVRPFRDEVERYGHYSLAAESQYDHPFQWGSKRTGPDLARVGGKYSRLWHQDHMRRPQDVVPESVMPPYPWLERDKLDYQDVGKRMQVMRKTGVPYTDEMIEHAVADLESQALGQSADVSGLQKRYGKKVSLDNFNGSAKDAQAKVITELDAMVAYLQMLGTLVDFSSYQARAR
- the ccoP gene encoding cytochrome-c oxidase, cbb3-type subunit III; this translates as MAGDKKVETTGHQWDDEEGHPLQEYNNPLPTWWLYAFYACIVYAVIYWILFPAWPTMGSEEFTKGVLGWSNVKQLTQEMARAQEAKKPFDARLAALPLEEIAKNNDLFQYALAGGKSVFANNCVPCHGSGGTGAKGYPNLVDDDWLYDGTLADIQLSINNGRSGQMPAHLNTAGGAFGAEQVNALVEYVLKISGQAHDAALAKQGDALFHGDGACFSCHGDHGKGSLLDTVANQKLDKSVGAPNLTDAIWLYGGDRQTVHTTVASGRSGQMPAWGDGYTGLGKKLDPLDVKKVALFVHSLGGGR